The nucleotide sequence tggaaataaataataccctcgtcatctcgagTAAACTccgtctgctgcccggaagctaactagctgccaatgaactgtaagcGCTGATCACTGGCTTGGGCCTCTCAGATCCTCATCTTGATCGATGACTgtgcaaccatggtaacaagaataccctgctctgtctgtccctgcacCTCAAGGGCTAACttagagaaaccctgaatcaagtccgtgaccaaaACTCGGTGGCATGCTAAAGTCTCTCTGGACTTCTGACTAAGTGCATTGGCAACCATATTaacttttcctggatggtagctaatggtacagtcaaAATTCTTCAGaaactctatccatctcctctgtcggagattgagttccttatGGGTGAAAAGGTATTTGAAACTCTTATGATaagtaagaatctcaaatataatactatacagatgatgccgccaaatcttcaaagcaaatataatggaagccagctccagatcatgtattgggtagttcttctcatgttcctttaACTGACGAgaaacataggagactaccctattgtgctgcatcaaaacagtgcCCAAATCCTGTAGAGAAGTGTTGGTGTAGAGtatgaatccgtcctctccaaagGGAAAAACCAGaactggtgccgacactaatctccgcttcagctcctggaagctggtctcgtaggcttctgaccatgtgaacttcacgcctttcctggtcaggcgtgttagCGGCATAACAATGTGAGGGAAACCCTTAACGAATCATCTGTAATATCCAGTAaatcccaagaaactgcggatctcctgaactgattgcagctgctcccaactagtgacagcctcgatcttctgagggtctatggGCATACCTCGGCTaaaaaccacgtgtcccagaaaatcgatCGAAGGTAGCCAataagcacacttgctgaactttacATATAGACAATGTTGtcaaagaatctccaagactatgcgaagacgctatgcatgttcctcctcggaacgcgagtagatcaaaatgtcgttgatgaaaatgataacgaactgatctagatactccaggaagacacggttcatcaaatccataataCCGCTGGAGTATTGGTAAgctcaaatgacattaccaaaaactcataatgtctatATATAAGGCATACTCAACCATAAGATTACTAGCAACGAATCTGTAATCCGATCACCAAATTCATAAATATcacacatgacactcactatgtcaccatcaacgacatacccaaataatagatcatcaaaataaataccCACTAATAGATCATGAAAAAAAATATCTACTAATGGATCATTAGACAACCACATAACTCAACATTTACTTCAATAAATTATTAGAAAtccacatatcacaatatctaatatcacaatatccctcaacctcaaaccatcgtcaacatcaatcaaacctgaTAATTTTCCAGTAACAAATTCTCATCTTGGTGCACTATTAAGATGTATAAATATATCACAGTCCCACCTAAGTTATATGACTACAGAAATCCAAGGGATATCCCTTGACTTCCTGATCGATAATCAACAACTCTCCAAGTGGTAGAGATACGATCGATCCAAaagatgagtataaaaactctactaattTCATCCATAAATATTCAAAGAGTATGTCAAATATCATCCTTCAGATACTTAAATATCCACAATAAAGATATGACAATTTAAAATCCAAAGGGCCTTTCAACCTCctactaagagtctacccatcaaagAATATCACCACAAATCTCATAATCACACTCGTATAATGTCCTCCGACTAATGTCGACAAAAGATCGAACACTCCAATCTAAATTATAAACTTCAAGACCTTGgtaaaatgatcatgtggtcaaggtctcGAGCTACTCGATGgagacaatgttagttgagtcAACTAACCATTGTCTTATAACACATCATACTACGATTGCTCCACCTAAGGTTCTGTAACCTTTTGTGACAAGCAATGCACACAAGGGTAGAGAAGTACTATCAACAAACAACTAACTAACATaactgtcaatcgacgctctgcTCTTCATAAATCATCATATGATATTTTCACTTAGTGAAGGTGCAACTTCctaggtgttaatcaactaacaccacCTTTGTATCATTGCGGGTCATAAATCCCTAGATACCATCAAGGATATCCATGATctgtccatgagtcaggatccccCATGGAATAACGTTAGGCAAGTCAATTGACCATCACCTTATTATCCATCTGCTATCGAAAGAGGTAGTGAAATACTCGCTCTCAAAACACCTCAACGTAATTACCATATGATGCATTGATCTAAAAAATCAtcatctgcttcttccttcacgtgaaGGCTTGTCATGTAAAAGACAAACAACTACCTTCACCTTTTCTTACGCTAGTACAAATTATATATCCGAATGTACTCACCAAGTTATACAACCAAGTAACGGTTGTATCTAAAAAATGTTAAGCAAGtaactttacacttttccacaacCCTGggggtatcctatccgaatgtaccttctaagtcatccaacAGGTACTGATGATCTAGGGTcaaaagtccccatggaataggatacgtcAATCCTCTACAGattgaccaagccgacaatggaaTATCGCTAATTCAGTCTTATCTACattggtacaagtcatgtacccaaatatgcctcaaaatatctaaccaagcacgcGTAAcccaaaaatcaaaatatctatAAAAATAGAATACGTCGGTCCCATACTGATCGAACCAACAAAAATAGATCGGTCATATACTAACTGATCCAATAAGAGTACATCAATCCTCAACcaaagcaactaaggtaaatcaATCCACAGCTACCCAAGTCAAtaagggtaaatcaatcctctacaaACAGAACCAAagagaatataaattaatcctttaCAGACTGAGtcaacatgattattattggtAGTATAATATGACGAATCCCCTGAGACTATTATCCTTGATCCCAGTAGGGTCGACCGTGATCACTGGTTGACCCATCACATGAAATATATGCTACAAACAACTAGACAGGTACAAAAAGAGTACTAACATATGTCATAACTAActattatagataactatataTGTACTAAAAGAAGTGCATGATAACAGTAAACAAATATACCTCATATAGGTTGGAAATGTCCTGCTGCTGTTTGGtgccaaaacccgaaaagtcataTTGAGAAAACCAAAACATGAAATCCAAAATGCAAGAAAATAGGCATcataaacctgtggctctgataccaataaattatcatGCCATAGAGGAGTCCCTGCTAGAGGAAAATCTatcagcatctcccctgtaccggtgacaatctgaatcatataTACATTCACAAACTATACATCAGCCCACATgactagaatatatatatatatatatatatatatatatatatatatatatatatatatatacaaccatgcagttatatacatTAAATAGCCCACATGGCTGTACTAAAACAAACACGGTGGAAAACGAAAGAAAGCCCACacaaacaaaaaaacaaagactgctagccagctaggcttACATAACCACAACAAAATAATTACAACTCCACATAGCAAACTCCAAAAACAAAGTCAAATTTATACAACACTAAATCCACCAAAAACATAAGACAAGTAAAGCAGAGGTAAAACTGGAAACAGTCCTCGGATGTGATGTGAGACCGACAGACAGGATATTCTAAGCGACATGACATATCTATATGATAACCTGAAAACAACAGGAAAAAAATAAGGGGTAATGAGTATAACATACTCAGTGGGTATCGatagacatgcatagtaaattataactaccagtaataatcatgcagtacagtctcctgaacaataaAAAGGTAATGTAAAATTGAACAACAGAAGaaatgtactcaccagggcctcctatcctgacataaaGGTGTGAACCTCACCAACAGATGTAGGGTCACCAGACCAAATATATAATGTCTCCTATATGCatatcaatcatatgcaaccaccaaaatatgataatcacaaacaataaatgcaatccatgtatatgatgcaaatgacctagtcacccctgacaccagttagccatctcacacgcgatcatgagaccgagtgggtagggttttGACAACTGTGcattctgccatcactactcctgagtgatcgagtggacaagatgttgtcgaagtacacctattcTCCTACCCTAAACATAatgggggagcctaagctctcatctccctgtgtcatagtcaagagtaGGGATCTCTgcccgctaccacgctgcagtcatattatccatgagcggaccagtgGAGCCCTGatagagcaaactgcacacaccttgtctgatataccactaacccatgagtgattgtgtgtgcagattatctaactggcgatgtgctcaacaacaatggagccgacaatcgcttagcatgcaatcatgtaaaatggtgcatgacactaaatcaTGTAACTCTTCAAAATACCAgcctcctcataatgtgtaccaaaagggaAACCAAGCATGTAACTCCTGAAAATGTCAACCTCCACATAATATATACCAAAAGGCAAAATCAAGCATGTAACTCCTGAAAATGTCAACCTCCACATAATGTATACCAAAAGGCAAAATCAAGCATGTAACTCCTGAAAATATCAATCTCCACATAAAGTGTACCAAAAGGGAAAAACTGAGTGTATACCataatctaggtacacatgccaagtatatcTATTAGCTTTACCTGTATCCGGTACTGTATtttatgtcactacttctatgaacataaGTACACATGGAAACAATCAAGAGGACACAAGCATAAATGTATAACAGATAACAATATGAGCATACTACGGGTATCAAGTAGTGGCAGATATAataaacataaccattactactagATATAACCCACTacgcatatcagaatgacaatatcaaaagagataagtcaaggtacctgccTCATAAAGAAGGTCGTATCAAATAGATCTCACGTTGAAACACTCGTTTCAAATCAAAGTCCTATAACAAATCATAAAATCACAACCAAATCTCTTCATACATCAAATAGCTAATCTAAATCCATCGATCAACTAATTCCACACCAATACAAACCCAACTCAATCCAACATAATCAGCTAAGGATAGATTAACAAACTCATTAAATCTGATAAGATTCAGTTTATTACCCATATCAGCGGTTCTTGTCTCTTCCGACAATGGTAAAGCTATCCAGCAACCCTCGCTGCCTCAAGAATCATTGATCTATGACAGTGGCACAGATCCAAGCACAAAAATAGGGTCGTCGCAGCCATTGATCTGCAATCTAAAAGGTACCAATCTGATGACAAGCTGTGACGACTATCAAACAGGGAAGAGGAACAGGGATAACAACACCTCATACCTTCTTGTGGCTGAAAGGATGGCCACGGCACTAGGGCACCAGCTGGAAGATAatcagagaagaagaaaggggtggTGACGGCACGAATGGTAGCCCTGCCCCCTTTGCATTGGCCCCTTACCCTTCGTCAACGACGTTGCCGAGTAGTGGTGGTAGCAATCGGGGCAGTGCGCAAGTGCCGGCACTGGATCGTCCGCAAGAGAAAATTGAAGGTAGGGCTCGGCCTTCCCCCCTTTCCTTTGCTCGAAGATCTGTCCGCATGAGGCAGCAACTCCGGAAGAAGACAACATGATGAACAGGGCCAATGTATGGAGGAGAAGGGATGCTTAGCCATCGGCGATCAGTTCCCTTGTGGCATCTGCGTCGAGGAGAAGAGGTGAGGTTAGAGCACGAGGAAGGGAAAAATTGGGATGGCTGTGTGCGGCGGTgggggagaagagaagaaaaaggagagaagaggaagaggcatCGACGGGTTAGGGGTGACGAAGAGGAGGGCTCGGTGAAGATGAAGAGATTGTCGGCGCAGAGAGGGGATCGGGCAGAGGTGGTGTACGGCGGTGAGAggagagaaaaaggaaagaacttatatatatttctatacttaggtttttcttaattaaaccctaagtacactcctcaatcaactcctatttttgggtattccaaatagaCTTTTTCCCAAGTCTATAAATTTATCCCCTCAAAAtgtgtcatacgagctccgattaaatcccagaaaagtactaaaaatttataaaaattctaataagattatttctcaaataaccttattatttaattatttgggTATCATATTTTACAGACTGAGCTACACCATCATCAATCCCCTCGGAGGACCGTCTGAGCTTCTGCTAAGCGAAATAGACCATCAGAACAGGATGAGGAAAATCGGAGCAATGCCGCTCGAGGAGAAATAGGAATGATCGCCGGTGGGCCAACCAACGGTGATTCTAATCGAGAGAGGAAGTCGCACGCTTGGCGACTCGAGATCCATGCTGTTGGCTGCAACAAGGAGAGAGCCggaggacccgagatcagcttcggcccgaaagacttagagggagtggaaATACCTCACGATGATGCATTGATCATCCGAGTTGTAATCGTAAATTATATAGTTCAtagaacttttgttgatacagggagttcggtcaacatcatatttaagaaggtgttcgatcagttgcaaatcaACTGAAGCGAGTTGCTGCTGATGATGACCCCACTTTACGTCTTCACAGGCAACGACGTGTTGCCGATCGGCTAAACCAAGCTAGCCATCTCGCTTGGAGAGGAGCCCCTGAAGAGGACCAGAACCACCAACTTCATCATGGTAGACTCGCCTTCggcctacaatgtcatcctgggTCAACCGGCGCTCAACGAATTCTGAGCGGTAGTATCCACCtactaccagaagatcaaattccaggtggacgacaaggtgggagaagtcaaGGGTGACCAATTGGCCGCTCggtgatgctacgtcgagatggtcagagTATAAGCAAAAGCCGCTCGAAAAAATCTATGCTTGGAGGTAAGCTCTATCACGGAGAAGCCTCCTAcattggtttatgaagagaaggaggtGATCCAGATCCATCCAAGCCGGTCAGAAGCGACCACCTTTATTGTTACCGATCTGGAAAGCATGAAGAAGGCTGAGCTGATCGCCTGCCTTAGGCGAAACCATGACGTGTTCACCTGGTCAACCCATGAACTCCCCAAAATCTCGCCAAGTGTTGCTCAGCACGAGTTTCATGTCCGACTGGATGCTCGACTggtgaagcaaaagaaaagggacttGAGCATAGAGTAAAACCTAATTATCTGGGAGGAGATAGAGAAACTGTTGGAGGTCGGTCATATACAAAAAGTCCAATTCCCAAGCTGACTTGCTAATGTGGTGCTGATCTCCAAGATGGGTCACAAATGATGGGTCTGCATTGACTTTTGTGACTTGAACAAAGCATTCACGAAGGATTTCTATCCATTGCCCAggatagatcagatggtggattccacgacgggttgcgagctgatctgcaCGCTCGATGTGTATCAgggttaccaccaagtgccgctcgcccaagatgatcaggagaaggttagcttcattactTCCGGCAGAACATACTATTACAACATCATGCCATTCAGATTGAAGAACATCGGTGCCACCTATTAGAagatgatgaacaaggtgtttcgaAGGAAGATTGGTCGTAGTATAGAGGCCTATGGAATAAAGCTAAATCCAAACAAGTACCTATTTGACGCGAGAAGTAGACGATTCCTAGGTTGCATCATCACAGAGTGGGGGATTGAGGCAAATCCGAGTAAGGTGAAGGCGCTGCAAGACATGCCTCCGCCACGCAGCTCAAAGGAGGCCCAATGGTTGACCGGACAGATCATAagattgtccagattcatatccaagtcatccaaCCGGAGCTTACCATTCTTCAAGGTGCTACACCGAGCGAAAAAATTCCAGTGGGACGCGGAGTACGATCGGGCATTGGAAGAGCTTAAGGAGTATCTTAATTCCTTACTTGTGTTAGCTAAGCTAAGCATTGGGGAGCCACTTTAGATTTATCTGTCATTCATCGAGTATGCAGTCGGCTTGGCATTAGTTAAGTAGAATGGCCAGGAACAACAACTCgtatactttttaagccatatattgaaagacgtcGAGTtccgctacactggtcttgaaAAAATAGCTTACGTATTGGAACTTGTCGTCTGGAGGCTCCGCCCATACTTCCTTGCACATCTGATCGTCGTGATGACCAACAGCACCTTAGGGAGAGTCCTCCTTAACCCAGAGACATCTGAACAGCTAATCAAGTGGATAACCAAACTAACtgagttcgacattcaataccagccccgaaaGGTGATCAAAGCTCAGTCCTTGGCTGATTTCATCACATAGGTCCAGAATGCCGAGCCGAAATCTGTTTGGCAAATATATGTCGATAGTTCATCCTCTCGGCAGGGCAGTGGGATCAGTATTTTGCTCATTTCACCTCGGGAAGATCGGATGCAACTTTCCATTCAGTCAGATTATCATGTCATCAACAACGAAGCCGAATATGAAGCTTTGATAGTTGGCTTACAGACATCTCGGCATGTCAGAGCcacaaaagtcctcattcactcgAACTCTTAGTTGGTCGTATTGGGGATGTTCGAGATTAGCAGCTCccaactcaagttatatgcagaagacCTTCGAGAAGTTGAAGGCAAATTTTCAAGAGGTTActgtacagaagatcccccgaaagAACAATCAAGTCGCAGACGAACTGGCTAAGTTAACTAGTTCATTATCACTGGTTGCGATTAGCCAGCCGATCGAACAAGTTTCATTGGTAGTGCACATTGACCGGATGGATGGAGTGAtcttcccgagcgactggagaacgCTGCTGATTGAATTCCTCTGATAGGGTAGCACATCGGCCGACCAGGAAGTAGGTCAACTACTAAAAAAGAGGGCCAAACGATTCACCCTAATCAGAGACCAACTTTATAAGAGATCTTTCTTAAGACCGCTGCTTAAATGTGTGGGCCCAGAGAATATGAAGTATATACTCAAAGAAGTATATCATGCTTCTTGTGGAAGCCATCCGGGTGGTCGTTCACTAGCCCGAAAGGTTTTCCTGGCTGGATATTTTTAGCCCATGCTCCAAGAAGATGTTGCTCGGATAGTAACCAATTGTCTATCCTACCAAAGGTATCACAATATCTCACACCaaccgaccgaggagatgaatGCATCCACGGTGTCTTGCTCGTtagaccaatggggcatggacatcatggGACCATTtcccatggcgaccggtcagcggaggtTCCTGCTCatcgcggtggactacttctcaaagcgGGGGGAGCTCGAGCTGCTGGCAAAGATAAGTGAACAGATGGTCATCAAATTCCTCTAGCAGAACATCTTGTGTCGGTTTGGTATACCCCACCGGCTCGTCTCGGATAACGAAAGGAAATTCGTCGGTCAAAGGCTAAGAGAATGGATCGAAGGCTACGGGATCCATCAAGCTTTCATCTTAGTGGTCTACCCCTAAAGCAACAACCAGGCGGAAGTCATGAACTGGGAAATCCTCAAGGGTCTACGAACTCAACTCGACCACACAGAAGGAAGTTGGATTGATGAGCTCTCGAGTGTCCTTTGGGCACTTCGCATGACTCCAAAAGAGGCGACCGACGTAACACCATTCTATCTGGTGTATGGAGGTGAAACAGTGGTCCTCGTGGAAGTCGGAGTGGAGTCCGACCGGATACAGCTCTACGACGGGGAGAACGTCGAGCGGAGGTTAATAAAGCTCGACTTGATGGACGAGGTGCGAGCTAAGGCTACCGTTTAGCTCACTGCATACTGACAGCGGATGAGGTAGAACTACAATCAAAGGGTGATCCCAAGATCCTTCCAGGTCGACGTCCTAGTGTGAAAGAGAATAAAGCCAGTCGAAGATGtcaccaagcttgaagctccctgGGGAGGTCCCTTCAAAGTAGTgtaaaagctccgctcgggatcATACTACCTACAAGATGAAAATGGCAAACAGCTCGAACGTCCCTGGAGCATGAACCACCTTCAACCTTATAGAGTCAGATGAGGTGCATGAATGGGTCCCAATGTAACTACATAAGGGTGTGCCTTGTGAATGTAGGAAAactatgaatgcaaaatacaaagtATTTCAAACTCTTCTGTCGATCATCCAAGTCTTCCTCAATGGTCGAACGACAACCTTAAACTCTAGTTTtcctcaacggtcgagcggcgaccttaaactcttgtctttcTCAACAGTCGAgagacgaccttaaactctagctttccttaacggtcaAGCTttgaccttaaactctagtcttcCTCAACATTTGAgtagcgaccttaaactctagtcttcctcaacggtcgagcgacgatatTAAACTTTAGTCTTCCtaaacggtcgagcggcgaccttaaactctagtttTTCTCAACGGTCTATgatgaccttaaactctagtcttcCTCAATGGGTCAAGCGGCGACTTAAACTCTAGTCTTCCTCAATGGTCGAGAGGCAACATTAAACCTCAGTCTTCATCAATGGTCGAACGACAACATTAAACTCTAGGCTTTCCCAACagttgagcggtgaccttaaaccccagtctttCTCAACGGTCAAGCAAAGACCATAAACACGGGACTTTACAAAAAATGGTATATAGATGAAAGCGATCGACCAAGAAATGCGCCGCTCAAAATTTTTCATAATAGGGTGGCCGATCGATAAGACTGAATTGATCAATCAGATGTGAAAGTCGGTAGCCCGTCGCCGATCAGAAAAGACACACTTGCAAGTAATAGGAGAGAAAATGTCGAGCAGAGACACGAGGCAACAAACAAGAAAAACTTGCCGAACGGGCGATTAAGTATTAACACTTCAAAAAATTCTTACAAGAGCATGGAGGGTAATACAAAAGGAGGCAACATGCACAAGCAAGCTCACTCGAGGTAATCCAAAGAATCGTCAGGCAGTGACTTAGTCAGTTTGTCTCGACTTATGACCTTATTAGTCAAAGATGTTGGAATGTAGTCGTCGTCCTTTAGTTGATCAAGTATCCCGTCAATGGTGAGGTTGAAAAGACGGAGTGCCCAATCGACGACCTTGCCATTAAAGACGTCCGAGCGGATGTAGGCCCACTTTATAAGCTCGAACCTACTAGATTCGGCCCCCTGATACGTCTCTAAGTCTgctcgggaggcctccagctcTGCCTTCAACTTGACCAACTCTGCATCTTTAGAGTCAAGCTAGGTCTTTGCGTCGAAgggatcagccgaccgatcctcCCGCTCGGCATTAAGAGTCGCCTCCGCATCCTTCAACTTCTAAGCCAACACCCTAAGCTCCTTGTTTTTAATCTCCAAGTCTTCGATCGCCCAGAGCTTCCTGGTGTTGTCCGAGTGTATCTTGGATTCGAAGGTGCTGACCTATTTATTAAGATGAGCCAATTGTGTAGCCTGCTTGGCACTCTTTCCCTTCTCCATCTCCAACTGCTCGGAGCTTTTATTCAGATCGGCTCTCAATTGGGCCATCTCAGTGCCCATTTGCTCCATCCGCTCCCATGAAGCCGCTTCCTGGCTGCTCGGGGTGTGCAGCTGCTTAACTTCTTGTTCCAAAAATATGAGCCTTCGGCATATGACCAGACTCTCTACCCAACACTACAAGGAACTATGAAATTATTAGGGCCGAGCGGGAATAGATAGGAACATGCAAGTAAAATACTTACCTCAGTGAGCATCTGGGTATGACTATCGACAAGTGCCCCTAGAGGCATGACTGCCTTCACGAGTCCAAGAGTCGATCCATATTTGTGCAAGTGACCCCTAGATAATTATTTGATGCTCGGGGGCTCGGGATTTGGCGTCGTCAGAGTCGCGTCACTCATCCATAGGCAGATAGATGACTGCAGTTATGTGGCGTCGGACACTCAGAGCAGACGAGGTTGAAGTTGCTCTGCCAGCCACCTGAGGCGCTGACGCTGGTCGGATGTGAGACTTTGAGCCTTCGGTAGAGATGGAGGCGGTATAAAGGCAATCAGTGGAGTGCAGATAGTTCCTTATGGCAGCTCGGACAAGGAAGGCGTCCGATCAAACGATAGGGATGTATGAGGAGTGGTTGCCGTTTGGCAAGCAGACATTGAGCTTTCACCCCGCTCGGATGGATGGCGTGGGCTAGCTCTAGTTAAGGTCCGCATCACAGAGGAAGCAGATCAGGAGGCACCCTTCGTGCAGTGCCTCTTTTGGCTTATCAACAGCTCCCCGGAAGAAGTGGATTCCAAGGTCCCACTGATTGGAATCACCAGAAACTATGTTGGTGGATGATTCACTGTGCCAACCATTGCACTGTTAGCCATCCGGCTGGCTACTCCTTCACTCCCTTGAGTTGATGCTCCCACACTCTCTCCAAGTAGATCTTCTTGCAAGCCAACCGGTGGCAAGCTGCAGCCCTCCAACTCACCTACGGTTGTGGCATCTATCTCCACATCCACAAGCTTGCATTTGCTGGCCAGACATGCATGCAACATGCTTTGATCtacaaaagaaagagaaaaatcaGTTATATTCAAAGGTTggagaaagagcatacctagacTGGTCGGAAGCTTCGTGCAGATCAAACTCAAGACAAACACATAGAGGACGTCATCTAGCAGCAACTTATGGATGTGACACTTCTGATCGGCCAAGCTCGAAGCTGCATGGAGGTAGTTCGATCGACTCTTGTACTTCTTGAGTTCTGGTGGGTTCGGCACTTCCGGCTGCTAGTTGGTCGGAAAGTCCGACCACTCGAGAAAGTGAACGAAGAAGAAGTAATCCTTCCAATGCATGTTGTAGGACTACATCTTATCAAAAAGGACTAGGctcactcgggcttggaagaggAAAGTCTTCGACTCGGACAATTTAGGATAATAGGAATAGTGGAAGAGCCGGGGGAGTAAGAGGAATGTTGTGCAGTCAAAACAGGATGACAATCCCATATAGTAGCCGAAAGAAGTTCGGCACTAATTGATGGagagaaatacaaaaatatttacaaacgatagaaaagaaagggtggatcAAGAACCACATACCGGAGGTAAATTAGTCCCTAAAGAAGCATAAAAAACTCGGCGACGGCTCGTTCAGGCGATCGAAAGTCGATGGAAGACCGAGTTGGTAATTAGATGGAATTTCAAAAGTGGCTCTCAAACTCTTAGGGTCGCCACCTTCGAACCTAGACTCGGTGGAAGTataccaaagcccaaggacagcGGCGGGAGGTTGTGAGAAGCTTGCCATTGGAAACAAAGAGGCCGACGAGGAATAACGAAAAAGCTCGATTGAAAGATACGATGCTAAGAACAATGAAACGATTTGAGTAAGGGAGAGGAAGCTTACAGAAAAGGtcttcaaagaggaagaggaagcaaAGCCTTGCCAGGAAGCTCGAAGACGACGACACATGAAGTGAAGACAACAGTGACACATGCGATGTTTATAAACCTCATGGCCGATCGACGACAATCGTCCAATCCAGAGTTATAGAAACCTAGAAGAAGATCCAACCGTTGAATTCCAAAAGTCGCCTGTCATGTCATCAACGG is from Zingiber officinale cultivar Zhangliang chromosome 7B, Zo_v1.1, whole genome shotgun sequence and encodes:
- the LOC122004446 gene encoding uncharacterized protein LOC122004446, which produces MDIMGPFPMATGQRRFLLIAVDYFSKRGELELLAKISEQMAEVMNWEILKGLRTQLDHTEGSWIDELSSVLWALRMTPKEATDVTPFYLVYGGETVVLVEVGVESDRIQLYDGENVERRLIKLDLMDEVRAKATV